The window CTCTTGAAGATCCCACACGTACTGCTCGATCATCGCGACACCTCCGAGGCAGCCGTGTCCCGCTGCACTGCACTGGCCGATCGAATCACCGGCGCCCCCAGCTCTGTCGAACCTCTCGTCAGGCACCTCCTCGTCTCTGACCGCCCTCTCTCTGACGAGTCGGCCGACCGCTCCGCCCGGTCGGTCGGCGCGCACACCCGCACAACCGCCCCGAGCACTCGTGACCGCACTGCCGGTCCCACCACTGGTTCAACGTCACCTCGTCCCCGATACGTCGACAACACACGCACGTCGTGTCCCCATTTCCGCAGGTTGTGGCCTCGGCCGACGATTTTGCGCCACCACCTGGGTCTTGCCGCAAGCCCCCCAGTGCGCTATACGTTAGGAGTGGCGGGGAGAGAGATCTCTCTGCCTTTGTTTTTTGCCGTCCGCTGGAACTGACAAGCTTCTCGCGAAGTGGCGGCGTGCCGCGTACGGCGGTACGCGTCGCCGGCCCAGGTGGATGTCTCATCAGCCTACGGATGCAGCCGCGGAACCAAAGGTTCTCTCCCCTGTCGGCAAGGTCCGAACGCCGTCGAGCGCGTCGCCATCTCCCGCGAGGTCCAGCAGGACCTTGCACGGATCGTGCACCGCACGCGGCTTGCGCCACGGTGCCGGCGCCGCCGGTATCGCCGTGTCCAGACCGGCCTTGCGGGCGGTCTCCACCAGCAGCACCCCACCAGCCTGCGAGACCACTGCACCCCCGTCCCCCTGGACGCGGACATGCGGATACGACCCGATACGCTTGTTCACCTGGAGAGTGCTTCTTTCCTTGCAGCGGACAGGACCCTGGAAAGGTCACATCGTTGCAGGTCAGCAATACTCTCCACGTATTTGATCAAGAGCCGGACAAGCCCGCTCGTGAAAGCGCGAGGATCGAGGGGTTGTCGTCAACGCGACTGGCCGACGCCGGATTTGAAGTGGCTGACCGCCAAGGGGCCTGCCTGCTCGGAGCAGATGCTGCGGCCCGTGAGGTACTGGAGGAGACCGGCGCATCGCAACTGCCGTGGCTGACGAGCCTGCCGCTCGGCATCTCGTTTCCCGCGGACTGCCCGCGTCCAGCAGTAGCTGAGCAACTGAGCCTGGTGGAGTTCCTCCTGCAGACGAACCCCAGCGTCTCCCTGATCTCCTTCAACGCCTCGTCCGGGACCGGGAGATGACACACCCCAGCCGTCGCATCGGCGGCGGCCTGTTGGTGGCGCTCACCACGCAATGCTAGGCATCGCTCACTCCACAACCTCGCCCTCGGCGGATATCTTCGCCCCCGTACGGGAGACACTTTCGAGGGGGAGCCATGACCATCCGGGCATCGCTGCACGCGGCCCATGTCTACATGATCCTGGGCGTCGTTTCCGGGCTCTACTACCGTGAACTCACCAAACACAACGGGTTCGACGGGGAGACCCAACTATCGGTAGTCCACACCCATTTGCTGGCCCTCGGTATGTTGGCCTTCCTCATCGTCCTCGCGCTCGACAAGCTGTTCACCCTGTCCGGCGGCCGGCACTTCACCTATTTTTTCGTCTTCTACAACGCCGGCATCGCCATCACCGTGGGCTCCATGATCTTCCGCGGTACGCAGACCGTCCTCGGCCACCCCGTCCCCGAGGCGGTCTCTTGGATCGCTGGCCTTGGCCATACGGTCCTCACCGTCGGCCTGATCCTCCTCTTCACCCTGCTCGGCAAGCGCGTCACCAATAGGCGCAACACCTCAGAGGCTGCTCCGGGCCATGACCTGCAGGCCGACCTGGAGAAGGGCAACGCGCTGTAGTAGGCGACAGTCGAGAGCTGTTGTCGATCGCTTTCTGGAGAGCAGACGTCGGTCTGATGACGTCGAGATGTCGCTGAGTTCCGAGGCCGGGCGCCTTCGGCAGTCGACCGCTGTCTGCGGCAACAGCCGCTGCGGCAGAGCGCTTTGCCCGTTCATCAGATCGTCTCGAGCTATCCCGGGATCGTTCCACGAGTTCGATCAGCGTCAGCGGCGCGCGGCGGCCCAGGGCCGCCGCGCGCTACCTCTCAGACCGCCGTCCGCTCCACGGGGATCCACAGCTCCGCGTCCGCCTGTGACGCGTCCTGCGACAGCCGGGTACGCAGGATCTCGGGCCCCGGCCGGCTCCGGTACGGATTGGACGGGAACCACTGCGTGAACACGTCCCTCCACAGGTACTGGAGCGCCTGCGGAAACGGCCCGGAGCTCTCGAAGACGGCCCACGTCCCGGCCGGGACGGTGAGCGCGTCCATGCCCTCGGGCACGGCGGCGAGGGTCACCACGCCGTGGTAGTAGTCGAGCTCGGTCCCCTCGGCGCGGCTGTCGTCCAGATTGTCGCTCACCGAGACGATCCCCTTCGGCTCCTGATCGGACAGGCTCTTGATGCGCTGCAGCGTCTCCTGGTCGATGGCCCGGATGAAGGCGGCGATGGCCGGGTTCACCCCCTCGTGCACGAGAGGGACGCGCGCCTTTCTGCCGACCACACGGAATTCCTCCTTCTCCACGACCTTGTACCGCATGCTGCTGCTCCCTTCGACGATGAGGCGGAAGGACATCCGTGGCTGGGACTGCAGACTCGCACCGACCCGCCTGACCTCGCCGGGACCTACGCCGTGCATCGCGCGGAAAGCACGCGCGAACGCCTCCCCCGAGGTGTAGCCGTACCGCACCGCGACCTCCAGCAGCGTCCGCTCCCCGGCCAGCACCTCGGCACCCGCGACCGTAAGCCGCCTGCGCCGGATGTACTCCGACAGTGGAATCCCCGCCAGCGCGGAGAACAGCCGCCGGAAGTGGTACTCCGACGTCGCCGCGATCCGCGCCAGGTCGGACACCTCGATCCGCTGATCGAGGTGACACTCGATGTGCTCCATGGCCTGGTTCAGCCGCTCCAGCACCCTGGCCTCCTTCCCTTTCGATCGCTCACGTTAGGAAGGAATCACCCTGCCTGACCCGACATTCTGTGCCCGGTCCGGTCGGGTACGACAGGACCCCTGACCGCGCGAACCCCACACCTGCGTGCGCGGCTCCTCGGATATCAGCCATACGGAAGAAGCCCGTTGCGAGCCGTTCCCGGCAAGCTTTGATTGCCGTTCGTCGTTGTTCGTCCTCCGGGTGCACTCGCTTGAACAGCGGCAGTACACGCTCAGCGGGCTGAGGGACGTAATTCTCCGAAGTGTGAGGCATTGTGCCTGTTACCCGATTTACGTGACACCGGTGGCGGAGCGCGGGGTGGTGTGCCACGGCGTGCGGAGGCGCCGGAAAGGGCTTGTTGCCGCGGGTGGCCGGGATGGTTGCCGTGCCCAGTGAATGTCAGGGGCACGCCCGTGCGGGGTCTGTGATCGGTACAGTCATCGGTTACGGAAATATCCGCATTTTGTAACGCAGGCTGAAGCTTGCGCCGACAGGCGGACGGGTGGTTCAGAGTGTGGGTCCTCGGCTTGTTGAGCCGGGACCCGCACCGCGCAACATGGCTCCGACCTGGGCCTGGGCGCCTCTACTTGAGGGGACATCACGTGTCTGCTTCTCGTACTGTCCGTCGTCTCGTCGCTACCGGTCTGGCGGCCGGTTCCCTTGTCGCCGTCGTGGCGATGCCGGCATCCGCCGACAACGGCCACAACCGTGACCGTCACCACCAGACGTACTCCCGTGTGGTGCTCGGCAGCATCCAGTACAACAGCCCGGGCCGTGACGACCACTCCAACCGTTCACTGAACGGGGAATGGGTCGAGGTCACCAACACCGGCTACCGGCCGGTGAACCTGGACGGATGGACACTCTCGAACCGGGACGGCAACCGTTACCGCTTCGACGACCTCCGCCTGGGCGCCCGGGCCACCGTCCGCATCCACACCGGACGCGGCCACGACACCCGCGCCAACGTCTACCAGGACCGCCGCACCGACTACATCTGGAGCAACTACTCCGACAAGGCCACCCTGCGCGACAACCACGGCCGGACCGTCGACACCAAGTCCTGGGGCCGCGACCGCGACCACCGCACCAACGACCGCGGACACCGCCGCTGACCTGACCCCCACCCGCCACTGACAGCCGACCCCCTCCCGGAACCGCTGCGTGCCGCCACCCCCCGCCCCCGAAGTGGCGGCACGCAGCCCGCGCACACACCGGCCACCTCCCGGACGGAGGTCCGCGGGGGCACCACGCCTGGGACACTCACAGGGCCCTGGTCCGGACGGCGAATTCCAGGGCCCTGGCGCGTACATCAGCGTCGGGCGCATCACGCACTTCGAAGCTGCGGGGAGCTGGGCTCACGGGCTCGGGCTGTTGCATCGGGGCCGTTTGCTGCCGTCAGAGGTGGAGACGGTTGCGGAGATCCTGGGCGACGTGGTCCCAGGCGATCCGTGCGGCGCCGGGATGCGACTTCGTGTGGCGAAACAGGTGGCCGGACCGGTCAGGAATCGAGAAGCGCGGGTCACGGAGCCGCACCTAGCATGACCGTCATGGACATCACCATTCACACAAGCTTCCTCCCGCATGACGACCCGGACGCGTCCCTGGCCTTCTACCGCGACACCCTCGGCTTCGAGGTCCGCAGCGACTTCGGGCAGGGCAAGATGCGCTGGATCACGGTCGGCCCCGTCGGCCAGCCCGACACATCCATCCTTCTGGCGCCGCCGGCTGCCGACCCTGGGGTCACCGAGGACGAGCGCCGCACCATCGCCGAGATGATGGCCAAGGGCACCTACGGCTGGATCCTGCTTGCCACCCGGGACCTCGACGGCACTTTCGAGAAGGTGCAGGCCGGCGACGCCGAGGTCGTGCAGGAGCCGACCGAGCAGCCGTACGGCATCCGCGACTGTGCCTTCCGTGATCCCGCGGGAAACCTGGTCCGCATCCAGGAGCTTCGCTGAGCCGTCCGGTCATCGATTCGGCCATGGAGGCCGACGTCGCGACCACCTATGAAGTATGCGGCGGCCGGTGCTCCCGGGCCGCTGTCCCCGAACCATCCCCGGGCGCCCGCCTGTCCCAGAGCCTGAGCCGACCCCCGGCCTCCGTCCCGCCGCCGCTCGGTCTGCTCGACCGGCTCGTCGATTCCGGCAAGTCGGTCATCGCCACCGAGCACCTCGCCGTCTGCCGCGGCTTGAGACCCAGGTGCTCGCGGACATCGACGAAAAGGAGTTCTCCCATGTGTCACCCCTCGTGGGGGCGCGCACGCACCGCGGCGCATCGCCTGAGCGACCTCGCGCGACTGCGCCGCGTCCGCGACCGGATCGACCGCGAGTACGCGCAGCCGCTGAACGTCGAGGCGCTCGCCCGCGGCGTGAACATGTCGGCCGGGCACCTCAGCCGCCACTTCAAGCTGGCGTACGGCGAGTCTCCGTACACGTACCTGATGACGCGTCGCATCGAGCGTGCGACGGCGCTACTGCGTCGTGGCGACCTCAGCGTCACCGAGGTCTGCTTCGCGGTCGGCTGCTCATCGCTGGGCACGTTCAGCACCCGCTTCACCGAGCTGGTCGGCATGCCGCCCAGCGCCTACCGACGCCGCGCAACGGGCGCTGTGGCGGGGATGCCGCCGTGTGTTGCAAAACAGGTGACAAGACCGGTCAGGAATCAAGAAGCGCCGGCCGTCGAGCCGCAACTAGCGTGATGGCCATGGCATCCATCGCATCCGTAACCCTCGACGTGGCCGACCCCTCGGCCGCCGATCGCTTCTACACCACAGCCTTCGGCTTGGACACGCAGATTCGTCTGCGCGCCTCGGAGGCACCCACAACCGGCTTCCGCGGGTTCACGCTGGCGCTCACGGTGTCCCAGCCGGCCACCGTGAACAACCTCATCGACGCCGCCCTCGACGCCGGCGCGACGCCGCTGAAGCCTGCCGCGAAGTCGTTCTGGGGCTACGGCGGTGTCGTACGAGCCCCGGACGGGACGATCTGGAAGGTCGCCACCTCGGCGAAGAAGGACACCGGTCCGGACACCCGGCGGATCGACGAGATCGTGCTCCTGCTGGGAGTCGAGGACGTGGTCGCGAGCAAGCGGTTCTACGTCGAGCGCGGCCTTGCCGTGGCGAAGAGCTTCAGCCGCATGTACGTCGAGTTCGCTGCTGGGCCGAGTCCCGTCAAGCTGGCCCTGTACAGGCGTCGTGCCCTGGCCAAGGACGTCGGCGTCGCTCCCGAAGGCACCGGATCGCACCGGCTCATGATCGGCGGCGACGCCGGGCCCTTCACCGACCCGGACGGGTTCGCGTGGGAGGCCGCATCGCTGACACCTACGACCTGATGTGCCGCTGCCGCCTGTCCTCCCTGGCCGCCGATCACGAGACGGCCGCCGGGTGAATCGGCGGACGACCGAGGAGCCACTCCCCTGGAGGAAGGGCTTCCCACGAAGTGACTGGAGGAAGCATGACGGGCGCGCCGCCACGTGGGCTTGAGGAGAGGCTGCGGGACACCCGCGCGAAACTGGAGAGCGACGTCGATGTCTGGGTCGCGACGTCGAGCTCCCCGGGCGGCGTCCACCTCATCCCGCTCTCGTACCTCTGGGACGGGACCACGTTCCTCATCTCGACGCCGCGCGCCTCGGTCACCGGCCGCAATCTGCTGGCGGAAGGCCGGGTGCGACTCAGCCTCGGGCCGACACGTGACGTCGTCGTCGTGGACGGCATCGCCGAGCGGGTGGACATCGCCGACCTCGGTCCGGAGACGGGCGACGCCTTCGCGACCAAGACCGGTTTCGATCCGCGCGAGCTCGACGAGCCCTACCAGTACTTCCTGATCCGGCCGCGGCGCCTCCAGGCCTGGCGGGAGGCGAACGAGCTGCTGGGACGCGACCTCATGCGCGACGGCCGTTGGCTCGACTGACCGCCCGACGGGAACACAGCCGCCCCACCTGGCGATCGTTGCGGGCAAGGACGTGGACTTCACGCGGGGACTCCTCACTCGGACCGAGCAGAGCTGACGCATCTCGGACCGCTCCAGCACCGGCCTTCGCCGGGAGAGGCACGTAACACCCGTGACGGTCGGCGGCCGGTTGTCTCCTCAGCAACTGACCGTCGGTGAGGAGTTCCAACTGGCCGCAGTCACCCGCCGCCCGTCATTCGGCCTTTCGGGTGACGGGCGTTCTGCTCGCCATCGTCGAGGGATGCGGCGGCGACGTCGTGGAAGCCAGGGTTCGGCTCATCGACATGAGCGTGGGGCGAGCAAGTGAATGGTGCCACCTCGGCGGTGCGCAGGAGAGCCATCCAGTACTCACACAAAGCCTCGGGTCCCTGCGTGCGCAAGTCCGCATGCACCTGCTCGGCCCCCTGAGCCTACCTACCTGTATGCAGACCACTGACGGTGACGGTCGGTGCCGAAGCAGGTTGCGACCTCGAGGGGTTGGTGTTGCTGTTGAGGTGACGAAGACGCTGCGCACACGCAGGACCCTCTCAGCTGACGCCCAATCTCCATGGAAACGGAAGTGAGCATGGAAGGCGCAAACCACGGTCTCCACGCTGATGTCCTGGTCATCGGCTACGGCAAAGGTGGCAAGACGGTGGCCGCGAAGATGGGCCGTCTCGGCAAGCGGGTCGTGCTCGTGGAGCGGTCGGACCGGATGTACGGAGGCACTTGTCCCAACGTGGGGTGCGTGCCGACGAAGGCGCTGGTCCACCACGCCGGCAAGCGCCGGCCGGAGGATGCTGCGCAGGAGTGGTACGAGCGTTCCGTCACCAAGGTCCAAGCGGTGACCAAGATGATGCGCGACGGTAACTACGAAGGGCTGAGCGGCATGGAGACCGTCACGGTCCTCACCGGTCAAGCCGCGTTTGTCGACCCGCACACCGTCGCGGTCCAGGCAGGCCGCGAACGCCTTACGGTCACCGCCGACACCATCTTGATCAATACCGGCTCCGAGCCGATCATCCGCGACATTCCTGGCCTGCGTGACAGCCAGTACACCGTCACCAGCACCGAACTGATCGAGACCACCGTCCTGCCGGAACGACTGACCATCATCGGCGGCGGATACCTCGGCCTGGAGTTCGCCGCGATCTACCGACGGTTCGGCTCACAGGTGACCGTGCTCGAGGCATCTCCGAAGATCCTCGGTCGTGTCGACGACGACGTCGCCGCCGTCGCCCAGGACATCCTCACCGACGAGGGCATCGAGATCATCGCCGGCGCCCAGGTGAGCCAGGTCCGCGACGGGGACGGCGGCGGGACCGTGTTCTACGACAAGGACGGCCACGAGCACTCCGTAGCAGCCGACGCCATCCTGGCCGCCACCGGCCGCGCCCCGGTCACCCGCGACCTCGCCCTGGAGGCGGCCGGGGTCCGTACCACCGAGCGGGGAGCGGTCGAGGTCGACGCGTTCTTGCGCACCAGCCAGCCGCACATCTACGCCCTCGGCGACGTCAACGGCGGTCCGCAGTTCACCTACATCTCCCTCGACGACAGCCGCATCGTCCTCGATCAGCTCATCGGTGAAGGCAAGCGCTCCACGGCGGACCGGGTGGCCATCCCGCACACGCTGTTCATGACCCCGCCGCTGGCGACCGTCGGTCTGACCGAGAAGGAGGCCCGCGCGGCCGGACTCCG is drawn from Streptomyces sp. NBC_01717 and contains these coding sequences:
- a CDS encoding FAD-dependent oxidoreductase; translation: MEGANHGLHADVLVIGYGKGGKTVAAKMGRLGKRVVLVERSDRMYGGTCPNVGCVPTKALVHHAGKRRPEDAAQEWYERSVTKVQAVTKMMRDGNYEGLSGMETVTVLTGQAAFVDPHTVAVQAGRERLTVTADTILINTGSEPIIRDIPGLRDSQYTVTSTELIETTVLPERLTIIGGGYLGLEFAAIYRRFGSQVTVLEASPKILGRVDDDVAAVAQDILTDEGIEIIAGAQVSQVRDGDGGGTVFYDKDGHEHSVAADAILAATGRAPVTRDLALEAAGVRTTERGAVEVDAFLRTSQPHIYALGDVNGGPQFTYISLDDSRIVLDQLIGEGKRSTADRVAIPHTLFMTPPLATVGLTEKEARAAGLRVKIASQPVAEIIAMPRAYIVEDPRGVMKFVLDADTDDILGAALLSIDAQELINTVALAMRHGVKAAELRDAVYQHPTSTEAFNDVLATIVRAD
- a CDS encoding AraC family transcriptional regulator, producing the protein MLERLNQAMEHIECHLDQRIEVSDLARIAATSEYHFRRLFSALAGIPLSEYIRRRRLTVAGAEVLAGERTLLEVAVRYGYTSGEAFARAFRAMHGVGPGEVRRVGASLQSQPRMSFRLIVEGSSSMRYKVVEKEEFRVVGRKARVPLVHEGVNPAIAAFIRAIDQETLQRIKSLSDQEPKGIVSVSDNLDDSRAEGTELDYYHGVVTLAAVPEGMDALTVPAGTWAVFESSGPFPQALQYLWRDVFTQWFPSNPYRSRPGPEILRTRLSQDASQADAELWIPVERTAV
- a CDS encoding putative immunity protein; this encodes MPHTSENYVPQPAERVLPLFKRVHPEDEQRRTAIKACRERLATGFFRMADIRGAAHAGVGFARSGVLSYPTGPGTECRVRQGDSFLT
- a CDS encoding VOC family protein; this translates as MDITIHTSFLPHDDPDASLAFYRDTLGFEVRSDFGQGKMRWITVGPVGQPDTSILLAPPAADPGVTEDERRTIAEMMAKGTYGWILLATRDLDGTFEKVQAGDAEVVQEPTEQPYGIRDCAFRDPAGNLVRIQELR
- a CDS encoding pyridoxamine 5'-phosphate oxidase family protein, translated to MTGAPPRGLEERLRDTRAKLESDVDVWVATSSSPGGVHLIPLSYLWDGTTFLISTPRASVTGRNLLAEGRVRLSLGPTRDVVVVDGIAERVDIADLGPETGDAFATKTGFDPRELDEPYQYFLIRPRRLQAWREANELLGRDLMRDGRWLD
- a CDS encoding helix-turn-helix transcriptional regulator; the encoded protein is MCHPSWGRARTAAHRLSDLARLRRVRDRIDREYAQPLNVEALARGVNMSAGHLSRHFKLAYGESPYTYLMTRRIERATALLRRGDLSVTEVCFAVGCSSLGTFSTRFTELVGMPPSAYRRRATGAVAGMPPCVAKQVTRPVRNQEAPAVEPQLA
- a CDS encoding glyoxalase, producing MASIASVTLDVADPSAADRFYTTAFGLDTQIRLRASEAPTTGFRGFTLALTVSQPATVNNLIDAALDAGATPLKPAAKSFWGYGGVVRAPDGTIWKVATSAKKDTGPDTRRIDEIVLLLGVEDVVASKRFYVERGLAVAKSFSRMYVEFAAGPSPVKLALYRRRALAKDVGVAPEGTGSHRLMIGGDAGPFTDPDGFAWEAASLTPTT
- a CDS encoding lamin tail domain-containing protein, which translates into the protein MSASRTVRRLVATGLAAGSLVAVVAMPASADNGHNRDRHHQTYSRVVLGSIQYNSPGRDDHSNRSLNGEWVEVTNTGYRPVNLDGWTLSNRDGNRYRFDDLRLGARATVRIHTGRGHDTRANVYQDRRTDYIWSNYSDKATLRDNHGRTVDTKSWGRDRDHRTNDRGHRR
- a CDS encoding DUF2871 domain-containing protein, whose product is MTIRASLHAAHVYMILGVVSGLYYRELTKHNGFDGETQLSVVHTHLLALGMLAFLIVLALDKLFTLSGGRHFTYFFVFYNAGIAITVGSMIFRGTQTVLGHPVPEAVSWIAGLGHTVLTVGLILLFTLLGKRVTNRRNTSEAAPGHDLQADLEKGNAL